TGACAGCATTTGCAACTCTGTTGATTGCAACGATGTATGCTGCCGTTCTCATGTCTGTATTGTATTTTTCTTTCGTCTTGTAGACTTCTGCAAAGGCGTTGACCATCATCTTTGTGAGTTTCTTTCTAATATCATCGATGTCCCAGAAGAACGTCTGGAGGTCTTGTACCCATTCAAAGTAGGAGACCGTAACACCACCAGCGTTTGCAAGGATGTCTGGAACTATGAGAACACCTTTCTTTATGAGTATTTCTTCCGCCTCTGGGGTTGTTGGACCGTTTGCACCTTCGACGATGATCTTCGCTTTGATGTTGCTTGCGTTCTTTTCTGTGATTGCATTTTCAAGTGCTGCTGGAACAAGGATGTCCACATCAAGTTCGAGTAGTTCTTCGTTTGTGATCGGTTTGGCTTTTGGATAACCTTTGATGAGCCCCTTGTTTGCATCGCGGTAAGCGATGAGATCGTTGATGTCAAGCCCGTTTTCGTTGTAAAGCCCGCCACTTACATCGCTGACTGCAACAATTTTTGCACCGAATTCTTCACTCAGTATCTTCGCAGAGTAAGAACCGACATTACCAAACCCCTGAATTGCCACTGTTGCCTTGGATATATCTTTACCGAGCGCTTTGCATGCTTCATTAGCTGTTATTGCAACACCACGTCCTGTTGCCTCTGGTCTACCTTCCGAACCACCAAGGTCGAGTGGTTTTCCGGTAACAACACCGAGGGCTGTGTAACCAACGTTCATACTGTAGGTGTCCATGTACCAAGCCATTATCTTTGCATTCGTGTTTACATCTGGAGCTGGGATGTCTTTCTGAGGTCCTACCAATACTTGAATTTCGGAGAAGAACCTTCTGCTGAGTCTTTCAAGTTCCTTTTCCGACAGCTGAGTTACATCTACCCTAACTCCACCTTTTCCGCCACCGTATGGGAGGTTCATAACAGCACATTTCCATGTCATCCAGAACGCAAGTGATGCAACTTCGTCAAGGTTCGTATCGGGGTGATACCTGATACCACCTTTTGCTGGACCTCTTGCTGTGTTGTGCTGAACTCTGTAACCTTCGAATATCTCTACTCTTCCGTCATCCATTACTACTGGGAAGTGGACTTCTAGAATTCTCTGTGGCCACAGCAAAAAGTTCCCAATGTTTGGGTCAAGGTCCATCAGATCTGCCGCTTTTAAGAACTGCTTCTGAGCATTTTCATAGAGTGGTCCAAATGGTTTGAGGTTACCCATCGTGCTCAGCTTCATCTTTTCACAACCTCCCTGATTTTTGATGCTGGCGCAACTACGTGCCAGCGTGTAGATTGCAAAGATTTATCATTTCCAAGTCTATTATCTTTTAGCTTGGCCAAAGTATCAACGTTCATTTTGTGAAGGGTATCACATTTACATTGAAAGAAGGCTAAAAATCTTCTTTTTTCTCTTAGATGTTTATTTATCTTTGCTTATGCGTTCATATACATCAATCGTTTCTCAGAACAAACCTGTAATCTCTCCATTCTCGTCTATGTCGATATTCACTGCCGCAGGCACTTTCGGAAGGCCGGGCATGAGCATAATTTCTCCAGCAAGCGCAACAACAAAACCTGCACCCGAGCTGATTTGGAAATCTCTAACTGTAAATTCGTACCCTTTTGGCGCATTTATCTTCTTTGGATCATCGGAAATGCTGTTTTGAGTCTTTGCCACAATCACAGGGTAGTTTCCAAATCCGTTCTTTTTAAGCATGTTCAACTTTGTTCTCGCAGTTTCTGTATATGTGACCTTACCAGCACGGTATATTTCCTTCGCTATGAGTTCTATCTTTTGTTCAACCGGTAGTTCCATAGGGACAAGTGGTTTGTAGTTGCTTGGTATTTTTTCGATCGTTTCAACTACAGTCTTTGCAAGTTCAATAGCCCCTTGCGAACCTTTTGCGTACGCTTCGTTAAGTACACACGGAACTGGGCTGTTATTCACGACTGCATCTATCTCTCGCGCTGTATCGCTTTCAAATTTGTTGAGCGCAACGACAACAGGAACACCATATTTTTGCAAATTCTCAACGTGGACCTTCAAATTCTCCATTCCTGTTATTACAGCTTCTACGTTTTCTTTGGAAAGCTCTTCTTTTGAAACTCCTCCGTGGTATTTTAAAGCTCTTATGGAAGCAACCAAGACAACCGCATCGACAAACAGTCCACCCGTCGGAGCGACGAAGTCTAAGAACTTCTCAGCACCCAAATCGGCTGCAAACCCCGCTTCAGTCACTACGTAATCTGCCAATTTAAGCGCCAATTTTGTTGCAATAAGTGTGTTGGTTCCGTGTGCAATATTTGCGAATGGTCCACCGTGAACAAACGCCGGAGTGTTTTCAATTGTTTGCACAAGGTTTGGGTTAATCGCGTCTTTCAACAGAGCAGTTACTGCTCCCTGTGCACCAAGGTCCTTCACCCTTATGAGACCTTTATTTTCACTCTGTGCAACAACTATCTCGCCTATCCTTCTTTTCAAATCCGCAATATCTGAAGCAAGGCACAAAGTTGCCATAATCTCGGAAGCAGCGGTAATCAAAAATCCATCTTCCCTTGGGTAACCATTTGCACTTCCACCAAGCCCCACAACAATTTGCCTGAGAGCTCTATCATTCATATCCATTGCGCGCTTCCAATAGATTTTTCGGATATCTATCCCTAGTTCGTTGCCATGGTTTACGTGCGAGTCTATCATCGCAGATATTAGGTTGTGCGCAGCCGTAACTGCGTGTATATCTCCAGTAAAATGAAGGTTTATATCCTCCATCGGTAAGACTTGCGAATATCCCCCACCTGCGGCACCGCCTTTCACACCAAAAACAGGACCCAGGGAAGGTTCTCGAAGTGTCACTATTGATTTTTTTCCGATTTTATTCAATGCCATTGACAACCCTATGCTTGTTGTCGTCTTCCCTTCACCAGCCGGTGTTGGTGTAATCGCGGTAACAAGTATCAACTTTCCATTTTTCCTTCCTTGAGACTCCAGCTCCTTCAAATATTTGTTGTCCACTTTCGCAATGTAATTGCCGTACAGCTTCAATTTCTCTTCTGGAACTCCAATCAACGCCGCAATCTCCCTTATATCCTTCAGTTTGGCACTCTTTGCGATTTCGATGTCAGACAACATACTGTCACCTCCCATTCTAAGTTTACCACGGCTTTTTGCTTCTTGAAAGCATAGAAAGTTACATTAAAACATTTTTATTATGCCACTTCAAACTATGTTTTCACAAAAGCTTCGTGCTATTCAATTTTGCTCTCAAATATGGTAGAATATTAGAAAAAGCAAGAAAGCAGAAGAGGTGCAAAAATCGATGCCAGTGAAATCTAAGGAAGAAATCATAAATGAGATAAGAGAGGTTGCAAATCAGTATGGCATGGATTTTGTTGTAGCGTTCTCTGGAGGTATGGACAGTACAGCTGCAGCATTGCTGTGTGCCGAGGCACTTGGAAAAGAGCACGTTGAACTTGTTCATGTAGTCTACGGCCCATATACGTATTCTAACGCCTTGAAAATAGTTTCTGATTTTGCAGAAAACCACGGTTTCAAGCTTACATTCGTTGAAAATTTCGGACAAGAGAAAATCTGGAAGACAGGGCCATCCTGTAACATGTGCACGAAAACGATCAAGATGGGAACCGTTTTGAAATACGCAAATGGTCGTATAGTTGTGACCGGCTCAAATTTATCAGACACTTGGGGAAAAACAGGCTTAAGAGTATTCAACGGAATGTACGCACCTCTTGGTGATTTGACCAAGGATGAAATAAAAGCGATTCTTGACGACTACGGTGTAGGTATCCGAAGAATCGGAGAACACGCTACTAGGGAAGGCTGCAAACTCAAGCACTTACTGAAACCCATGACA
The DNA window shown above is from Fervidobacterium changbaicum and carries:
- a CDS encoding Glu/Leu/Phe/Val family dehydrogenase, which translates into the protein MKLSTMGNLKPFGPLYENAQKQFLKAADLMDLDPNIGNFLLWPQRILEVHFPVVMDDGRVEIFEGYRVQHNTARGPAKGGIRYHPDTNLDEVASLAFWMTWKCAVMNLPYGGGKGGVRVDVTQLSEKELERLSRRFFSEIQVLVGPQKDIPAPDVNTNAKIMAWYMDTYSMNVGYTALGVVTGKPLDLGGSEGRPEATGRGVAITANEACKALGKDISKATVAIQGFGNVGSYSAKILSEEFGAKIVAVSDVSGGLYNENGLDINDLIAYRDANKGLIKGYPKAKPITNEELLELDVDILVPAALENAITEKNASNIKAKIIVEGANGPTTPEAEEILIKKGVLIVPDILANAGGVTVSYFEWVQDLQTFFWDIDDIRKKLTKMMVNAFAEVYKTKEKYNTDMRTAAYIVAINRVANAVKERGYYPM
- a CDS encoding formate--tetrahydrofolate ligase — protein: MLSDIEIAKSAKLKDIREIAALIGVPEEKLKLYGNYIAKVDNKYLKELESQGRKNGKLILVTAITPTPAGEGKTTTSIGLSMALNKIGKKSIVTLREPSLGPVFGVKGGAAGGGYSQVLPMEDINLHFTGDIHAVTAAHNLISAMIDSHVNHGNELGIDIRKIYWKRAMDMNDRALRQIVVGLGGSANGYPREDGFLITAASEIMATLCLASDIADLKRRIGEIVVAQSENKGLIRVKDLGAQGAVTALLKDAINPNLVQTIENTPAFVHGGPFANIAHGTNTLIATKLALKLADYVVTEAGFAADLGAEKFLDFVAPTGGLFVDAVVLVASIRALKYHGGVSKEELSKENVEAVITGMENLKVHVENLQKYGVPVVVALNKFESDTAREIDAVVNNSPVPCVLNEAYAKGSQGAIELAKTVVETIEKIPSNYKPLVPMELPVEQKIELIAKEIYRAGKVTYTETARTKLNMLKKNGFGNYPVIVAKTQNSISDDPKKINAPKGYEFTVRDFQISSGAGFVVALAGEIMLMPGLPKVPAAVNIDIDENGEITGLF
- a CDS encoding ExsB family protein; this encodes MPVKSKEEIINEIREVANQYGMDFVVAFSGGMDSTAAALLCAEALGKEHVELVHVVYGPYTYSNALKIVSDFAENHGFKLTFVENFGQEKIWKTGPSCNMCTKTIKMGTVLKYANGRIVVTGSNLSDTWGKTGLRVFNGMYAPLGDLTKDEIKAILDDYGVGIRRIGEHATREGCKLKHLLKPMTNPSYHGQATVVANELVLKYFPQGNEIANVKIIGPLSKNIAVINVKPFRKEVYDLAEELRKIEVIDEVVVADRPLVLVAVANPSIYRVEESRYWIAEGKLKPEFAVPIKVEWHETKNNKLRTFHVVEVREWTTYENEKEEYWENFKKNSDIISKIQCSCSMPSAIPVTPTK